CCGGTGATCACCAGGTCGGCGTTGTCGAGCAGGGCGTCAAAGCCCACCTGTTCCATCACCAGGGTGATGCCGGGGCGCAGGTCGGCGCCGAGGAAGGCGCGGGCAGCGAAGCCCATGCCGCCGGCGGCGCCGGCACCGGGTAGCTCACGATGATCGTCACCGAGCTGGCGGGCGGTGAGGTCGGCGAAGTGGCCAAGCGCCGCATCCAGCGTTTTTACGTCGGCGTCGCTGGCGCCTTTCTGGGGGCCGAATACGGCGCTGGCGCCGTTCTTGCCCAGCAGCGGGTTGTCGACGTCCACCGCGGTCTCGACCGCAAGCCCGGCCAGTCGAGAGTCCAGGCCGTCCAGATCCAGGGTGGCGAGTGCAGCGAGTGCTGCCCCGCCAGGGGGAAGGGGCTGGCCCTGAGCATCTAGCAGGCGCGCGCCGAGGGCGGCCAGCATGCCCGCGCCGGCGTCGTTGGTGGCGCTGCCGCCGATGGTCAGAAGCAGCCGCTCGGCGCCAGCATCGAGTGCCGCGAGGATCAGCTCGCCAACGCCAAAGGTGGTGCTGTGCAGGGCGCTGCGCTCCTGGCGTTCCAGGTGCTGCAGGCCACTGGCTTCGGCCAGCTCGATGAAGGCGGTGCGGGTCTCGGCCTGATAGCCCCAGGCCGCTTCACGCGGCCGGCCAAGGGCATCCTGTACCCGGGTCAGGTGGCGCTCGGCGCCGGTGGCGGCGAGCAGGGCATCCAGAGTGCCTTCGCCGCCGTCGCCCATCGGGCAACAGTGGGTCTCGGCATCGGGCAGGGCCTTGAGAATGCCCCGGGCCATGGCCTCGGCGGCGTCGCGGGCGGGCAGGGCATCCTTGTAGCTGTCGGGCGCGATCAGGATCTTCATCGAGGCTCTCGCAGTGGCGGAACGATCCTCTGATCATCCTCGACGCTTGCGTAAAAGGCCACCCTCCAGCCGTTGACGGGCAGTCGCCGGCGCTGTCTACGCAATCCATCTGGCGACATACACTGTAAGGAGCAAGACGGCGAAGCGGACAAGGCGAAGCAGGTGCGGAGCATGGAGCGACAAGGTGTGGGGAAACGTTGGCTAGGTGTATTGAAAAGCATAGGAACGGTCGGGATGGCAGCAATGCTGCTTGCCGGCTGTGCGAGCGGCCCGCCCCGGCTGCCCGATCACGCGAACTTGCCTGCCGCGGCCTGCCAGTGGACGGCCCCCGAGGCGGGGTCGTTCGACTACCTGCGACGGGTGATTGCCGCCCTCGAGGCGGATGATTTCGTGATCGTCGAATCCGAGGCCCGGCTTGGGCTGGTCACCGCCCAGCGCAGTCGAATACTGGCCGGTTATGGAATGCCCGGGTACCAGCCGCTGCCGTTCGGGCTATCGGGCTTCTTCGGGCTGGGAGGAGGGCATCATAGCGCCGGCATGGCGATCAATCTGAATCGCAGCTTCGGTGACGACCCCACCCAAGTCGAGCGCGTCTCCGTGCTCGCCCGCGACGCCCAGGTCAAGACCACACGGGATATTCAGGTCGTCGAGGCCGATGGGCGTTTGCGCAGTGGCCGGGTGGTCGCCAGCGACGAGTTCTGCCGCGCGCTGCATGAGGCCATCGACCGCCTGTCAGATCTTCAGCCTTCAGGTTTCCAGCCGCCAGACTTCAGACCAGAGGAGCGCACGCCATGAGCCTTGACCAAGGGGTGAAAGGCCATGGATCAAGGCGTTATGTGGCGCCCTGGTGGCGGCTGATCGCCATTCTGGTGATGGCGGCGTTTGCCGGCTGTGCCAGCTATCCCGAGCCACCCGAGGCCCGCGACGTGGTGGTGGCCGCTTCGCCCCGGCAGGTGCTAGCCGAGGGGCTGGCAGTGCTGATCGAGCGCGGTTTCGTGATTCGCCATGCCGATCTGGACCTTGGCCGCCTGGATGCGATGCTGGCGACCTGGCCGGGCTATCGGCTGCGTCTGGATGCCTTGGCTAATGGTGAGGGCGCGACCCGGCTGTCGGTCAGTGGCTACCGCGGCCGCCAGCCGCTGGCGCCCGAGAGTCTCGATGCCTTGCTGGCCGAGCTGTTGGCTAAGTTGCAGGCGCGGCGGCCTGCGGATATTCAGTTCCTGTTACCGTTGGCCATGCCGCTGACCAGCGGCCTTGACCCCAGCGGCACGGACACGAGAGGCGTACCATTGCTTGACGGCCCGAGGCCTGAAACCGCTTCGTCCTTCGGCGGCTGAACCCGATGTCGCGGCTCAGCTCAGTCCGCTTTCCTTCAGACAATTCTCGAGGCACGCTCGCATCGCCGCTTCCTGCGTGGGGTCATAGGCAAGGGCGCTGCCTTGTCCCCACACCGGCCCCGGCCAGGCATCATCGCCTTGGTGGCGCACGATCACGTGCAGATGCAGCTGAGGCACCATGTTGCCGAGTGTGGCCAGGTTCAGTTTGTCCCCTTTCCGGGCGGCCATCAGCGCCTTGCCCAGCGCGGTCGCTTCCTTCCATAGCTGGGCCTGATCATCCGCCGACAGCTCGTAGACCTCGCGGATATCGCCGCGGCGTGGCACCAGCACCAGCCAGGCGTAGCGGGCGTCATTCATCAGTCGCACCTGGCACAGCGGCAGGTCGGTGATGGGCAGAGTGTCGGCGGCAAGCCGCGGGTGCAGGGTGAAGTCGCTCATCGCTCTCTCGATTCAGTGGAGGTGGCGGCATTCGTCATCCGCGATCAACGGCGGGGAATGCCGCCTTGGACGGGCTCACGCGCAAGCGGCCGGAGATTGTCATGTATCTCGATGTCGATCAAGTGATCCAGGTGCTGCCCTGGCGGCCCTGAATGGCGACGTCACCCGATGCCTGCATGCGCCTTTATATCACCGCCTGACGCTGGCCGAGCGCCAGGGGCTCTCAAGCAGCCCGCGGCCTGTCATGGCGCCGGTGAAACCCTGGTCATGGAGCTGGCTCTCTACCGGATGAGCGGCTTACCGCGGCGATGAGTGGAATAGACTTGACTGGCGTTCTCCCGGGATAAGGCCGTAACCTGATAAGAGCAGGTCACAACTCTGTGGCGTAAACGGCGTGCGCAACCTGAGTCGGGACGCCTAAGCTAGTTAACGGTCTTTTGAAAAACGAAAACAACCGAGCTGTCGTGTCGACGTTGCGCAGCGGCTGATATGGGAGAACGACGATGAATGAAGTGACAACGCCCCAGGACGGTAACGTGAGCGAGTTGCGCTCGCGCATCCGTGCCCACTATGCGGCCGACGAGGCTGCCGTGCTGGGCGGGCTGGTCGAACGTATCAAGTTGTCGGAGGATGATCGCCGCAAGGTGGCTGCCGTCGGTGCCAACTATGTGGAACGGGTGCGCAAGGAAACGTCGCCCTCGATGATGGAGGCGTTCCTCGCCGAATACGGCCTCTCGACAGAAGAAGGCGTCGGCCTGATGTGCCTGGCCGAGGCGCTGCTGCGTGTGCCCGACGCGGAGACGATCGACGATCTGATCCACGACAAGATCGAGCCGTCCGACTGGGGCGCTCACCTGGGCAAGTCCTCTTCATCGATGGTCAACGCCTCCACCTGGGCGCTGATGCTGACCGGCAAGGTGCTGGAAAATGATCCCAAGGGGCCGGTGCGGGCCCTGCGCGGTCTGGTCCGCCGGATGGGCGAGCCGGTGGTGCGCACGGCGGTCGGTCAGTCGATGAAGATTCTTGGCCGTCAGTTCGTGCTGGGCCAGACCATCGAGGAGGGCATGAAGAATGCCCGCGAGCTCGAGAAGCAGGGCTATACCTACTCCTACGACATGCTGGGCGAGGCGGCGCGCACCGACGAGGATGCGGTGCGCTACCACAAGGCCTACGCCAACGCGATCGCCGCCATTGCCAAGCGGGCCAAGGGCGATGTGCGCGGAAGCCCGGGCATCTCGGTGAAGCTCTCGGCGTTGCATCCGCGCTATGAATACACCCACCGTGAAACGGTGATGGCCGAGCTCCTGCCCCGCGCCCAGGAACTGGTGAGGCAAGCGGCCAAGGCCAATATCGGCTTCAACATCGACGCCGAGGAACAGGACCGCCTGGACCTGTCGCTGGATGTGATCGAGGAGCTGTTGGCCGACCCGAGCCTCAAGGATTGGAACGGCTTCGGGGTCGTGGTGCAGGCCTACGGGCGTCGTGCCGCGCCGGTGATCGAAGCACTCTACGAGATGGCTGAGCGCTACGACCGCAAGATCATGGTGCGACTGGTGAAGGGCGCCTACTGGGATACCGAGATCAAGCTGGCGCAGGAGATGGGCGTCGACACCTTCCCGGTCTTCACCCGCAAGGTCAACACCGATGTCAGCTACATGGCCTGTGCTCAGTTGCTGCTCGATCGTCGTGACCGCATCTATCCGCAGTTTGCCACCCACAACGCGCATACCTGTGCCGCCATCGTCGCCATGGCGGGTGACGACAAGGACAGCTACGAATTCCAGCGCCTGCATGGCATGGGCGAGTCGCTGCACCACATCGTCAAGCAGTCGGAAGGCACGCATTGCCGCCTCTATGCGCCGGTCGGCGCCCACCGTGATCTCCTGGCCTACCTGGTGCGCCGCCTGCTTGAGAACGGGGCCAACTCCTCGTTCGTCAACCAGGTGGTGGACGACTCGATTCCCGCCAGCGAGGTGTCAAATGACCCCGTTGCCGAAATGCAGGGCCTGGGCGAGACCATCGCCAGCCCGTCGATTCGCCAACCCGGTGAACTCTTTGCGCCCGAGCGCAAGAATTCACGCGGCTTCCGCATCAACGAGCCTGCCTCGATTCAGTCGCTGATTGCGGGCCGTGAGGCGTTCGCCGATACCACCTGGACCGCCGCGCCGATGCTTGCCGGCAGTCCAGCGCCGCAGGGGCCTGGCCGCGATGCGCTGTCCCCCGCCGACGCGTCGCGTGTGGTCGGCCAGGTGCATGAAGCGACCCCGGACGAGGTGGCGTCTGCTCTCGACGCTGCTGAGGACGGCTTCCGCGACTGGTCAGAGCGGCCGGCCTCCGAGCGCGCCGCCGTGCTGCGCCGTACCGCCGATCTCTACGAGGAACACTTCGCCGAGCTGACCGTCATCACGACCCGCGAAGCCGGCAAGATGATCTTCGATGGCATCGCCGAGGTACGCGAGGCGGTGGATTTCCTGCGCTACTATGCCAATGACTGCGAACGGCTGGAGGCGGAAGAGCCCGGCAAGGCACGTGGCATTTTCGTCTGCATCAGCCCGTGGAACTTTCCGCTGGCCATCTTCACCGGCCAGATCGCCGCAGCGCTGGCGGCTGGCAACGCGGTGCTGGCCAAGCCCGCCGAGCAGACGCCCCTGATTGCCGCCCGTGCCGTCGAACTGATGCGCGAGGCCGGCCTGCCGGAGGCGGCGCTACAGCTGCTGCCGGGCGATGGGCCGACGGTCGGCGGACCGCTGACCAGTGACTCGCGGATCGCTGGCGTGTGCTTCACCGGTTCGACCGAAGTGGCACAGATTATCCACAAGGCGCTGGTGCAGAACGCGGGGCCGGATGCGGTGCTGATCGCCGAGACCGGCGGCCTGAATGCGATGATCGTCGACTCGACGGCGCTGACCGAGCAGGCGGTGCGCGACATCCTGATTTCATCCTTCCAGTCGGCCGGCCAGCGGTGTTCGGCGCTCAGGATGCTCTATGTTCAGGAAGAGGCGCGAGAGCGGCTCTTGTCGATGCTCGATGGTGCCATGGATGCGCTGGTTATCGGCGACCCGTGGAACACCGACACCGACGTCTCGCCGGTGATCGACGCCGACGCTAAGGCCGAGATCGGCGGTTATCTGGACGCGCAGGAAAAGGCCGGCAAGGTACTCAAGAAGCTGCCGGTGCCGAACGATGGCACCTTCGTCAGCCCGGCGGTCGTCGAAGTCGGTGGCATCGAGGATCTCGAACGCGAAATCTTCGGCCCGATCCTGCACGTGGCCACGTTCAAGGCGCGGGATATCGACAAGGTGGTCGACGCGATCAACGACCGGGGATACGGGCTGACCTTTGGTCTGCATACCCGCATCGACGACCGCGTGCAGCAGATCGTCGGGCGCATCCGGGTCGGTAACGTCTACGTCAACCGCAACCAGATCGGCGCCATCGTCGGCTCCCAGCCCTTCGGGGGTGAAGGCCTCTCGGGTACTGGGCCCAAGGCCGGCGGCCCGCTCTATGTCAACCGCTTCCGCCGCACGGCCGCCGCCGAGCGCCTTGAGGCACCCAAGGGCGAGGCCGTATCCCTTGGGGCGCTGCAGTCGGCCCTCGACGGCCTGGATGCGCGTAACTGGGCGGCGCGACCCGACCGGGTCGAAGTGCTGCGCAAGGTGCTCTCCGGCAAGGGGGGCGTGATCCGCAAGGCGCTCTCCGAGACCGCTTCCCTGGACATGACCCCGCAGACGCTGCCGGGGCCGACAGGCGAGAGCAACCGGCTGGCGATGTATGCGAAGGGCCCGGTGCTGTGTCTCGGGCCGACCCTCGATATCGCCATCGCTCAGGCGGTTCAGGCGCTCGGCGTGGGCTGTCCGGCGGTGATCGTGGTACCCGGCGCGACGCAGGCCGTGCAGGCGCTTAAAGAGGCCGGCGTGCCCGTCGCTGCGCTCGACGGCAGCATCGCGGCCGAGACGCTGAGCAAGGTCAAGGGCATCGCGGCCGTGGCCGCCACCGGTGCCAGCGACTGGAACCGCGAGCTGCGCCTTGCGCTTGCCCAGCGTGAAGGCCCCATCGTAACGCTCGAGACGCAGACCATCGCGCCGGAACGCTACGTGGTGGAGCGCCACCTGTGCATCGACACCACCGCTGCGGGCGGTAACGCCAGCCTGCTGGCGACGGCCGAATAGCCACCTAGCAGGGGCGGCCCGCTGGGGTCGCCCCATTTCCCCCAACGCATTTCTCCCTTCCAAAAGCTCCCGTATGACGCCAAGGCGCATACGGGAGCTTTTGCGCGCCTTGTTGGCCCCGGCACTCTTGCCACGCACGCGTTTCAGCACGCCGGTCAGACCACCGCTGCCGGTTTGTCTGGTGGTGCCGGCACCGTCTGAGTGCGATACGCTCCTTTGTCGATTCGTGTCATCATTTGCCCAGATTTCGCGACGATAATTCCTAACGGCCTTTCCTCAGGACAACCCCTAACGACACTGCGATCGTCACAGCGGAGGTGACATGACGGCATTCCCAAGCCTTTACGATGCCCTGGCCCTGATTGCCCTTGGCGGTTTGGCCGGTTTCATCAACGTGCTCTCGGCGGGCGGCTCGATGCTGACGCTGCCGCTGCTGATGTTCCTGGGGCTGCCGCCGCAGGTCGCCAATGGCACCAATCGGGTGTCGATCGTCTTCCAGAGTCTTTCGGCGGTGGGCAACTTTCGACGCGCCGGGGCCAGTCAGGTAGGGCTCAGCCTGCGCCTGGCGGTACCGGCGGTGGTAGGATCGCTGCTCGGCGTCTGGCTGGCGCTGCAGGTCAGCGATGCGCTCTTCGAGGCGGTGCTGATTACGGTGATGGCGGCCAGTGCCCTGATGATGCTGCTGCCCCAGCCGCAGCTCGAGACCCGGCCACTGACCCGCGAACGTCTGACGCCGCTGGTCTACCTTGCGATGTTCGCGATCGGCGTATACGGCGGCTTCATCCAGGTCGGGGTGGGTGTGCTGTTCATCGTCGTGCTCTACCGGCTGCTGAAGATCGACCTGGCCCAGGTCAACGTCTTCAAAGTCTTCATTATCCTGATTTACACCCTGCCGGCGCTGGCGCTGTTCCTGTATCACGACCAGGTGCGCTGGAGCTATGGCCTGCTGTTGGCGGTGGGTAGCATGAGTGGTGCTTGGCTTGCGGTGCGGGTCAACATGGGCCCTCGCGGGGCGCTATGGGTCCGCTGGCTGACGCTTGCGATGATCGGGGCCATCATTGTGCGTCTGGTGATTGGCTAGCACTGTTGGATCTAGCACGGTCGTATGGGGTGCGCGCTGTAAAGAGTGCTAATGTAGTAGCGATAGCTTGCGAATTTACCCATGCCACTCGATGAGGACATCACGATGACACGATTGATTGCCCTGACGTTCCTGACCCTGTTCTCCGTGTCACTGCTGGCCGGCTGTAACACCATGCGCGGTGCCGGCGAGGACATCCAGCAGGGTGGCCAGGCGATCGAGGACGCGGCCGAAAGCTAGGCCACGCATCGATAGCGGTAGCCATGACGCTGACGGCGAGCGAGATCGTCATGATGAGCGACAACCAAGCGGGGCAGGCCATGAGCCTGCCCCGCTTGGTTGTGTGGACCGGAAACCTGGTTACGTAGCGGACGTACGAGAAGCCTTCAGGGCCGCCTGACGCTCGGCGTAATAGCTTTCCTGGGTTTGGCGTGCCTCTTCCTCGGCCTGTTTGCGCAGCTTCTTGCGCAGTGCGGCCTTCTCGAAGCGCAGCTGCTGGATCGGGGTTTCCAGCGGTAGCGGCGGTACCTCGGCCGGCTTGCCGTCGCCATCGACGGCCACCATGGTCAGGTAGCAGCTGTTGGTATGACGGATCAGTCGTTCCTGGATCGATTCGGCGACCACCTTGATGCCGACTTCCATCGAGGAGCGGCCGACGTGGTTGACCGACGCCAGGAAGGTGACCAGCTCGCCGACGTGGATCGGCTGGGAAAACTTCACCTGATCCACCGACAGGGTCACCACATAGTGGCCGGAATAGCGGCTGGCACAGGCGTAGGCGACCTCGTCGAGCTTCTTGAGGATGGCGCCGCCATGCACCTTGCCGCTGAAGTTGGCCATGTCGGGGGTCATCAGCACGGTCATCGAGAGTTCGTGCTGGCGGGGTAGGTCGTTGTGACTCACTGTGGGCTCCAGGGGATGGGAGGCAGAATGCTTATTCTGCCTCCCATCATAGCGTGTTGCCCCCGTGCACAGGTAGGTCACCCTTGGCACGCCTAGCGACCGAGCCTGGCCCTTGGCCTTGGCAAGGGTGGGCGGGCCCTAGCGAGTGGCGATCCTATGTGGCTCCTACAGGTAGGTGAGGCCCAGCGCGATGATGGCGCCGCTGATGAACAGCTGGATCAGGCAGTAGCCCATGATGTCCTTGGCCTTGAGGCCGGCGATGGCCAGCACCGGCAGCGCCCAGAAGGGCTGCAGCAGGTTGGTCCAGGCGTCGCCCCAGGCCACTGCCATGGCGATGCGCGGCACATCAGCACCAAGCGCCGCCGCTGCCGGCAGCATTACCGGTGCCTGAACCGCCCACTGGCCGCCGCCGGAAGGCACGAACAGGTTGACCACGCCGGCGCTGATGAACGACCAGAAGGGCAGCGTCTCGGCACTGGCGAAGGAGACGAAGGCTTCCGACAGGGTCTGGGCCAGGCCTGACTGCACCATGATCGCCATGATGCCCGCATAGAAGGGGAACTGGATGACGATGCCAGCGCCGCCCTTGATGGCTTCCTGAAGGCTGGCGAGCAGCCGGCGCGGCGTGCGATGCAGCACGATGGCCAGGAACAGGAACAGGAAGTTGACCACGTTGAGGTTGAGGCCGCCGCCGCGCAGCACGAAGTGGTCAAGCAGGAACAGCAGCCCGGGAATGCCGACCAGCCAGGCCAGGGCGCGGCTGTTCTCGAGGCGCTCGGCCGGGCGAGTGATGCGCACGCGGGTTTCCTGCTCTTCCTCCAGCAGCGCCGGGTCGACGTAAACGCTCTCGTCTTCGCTTGGCAGCATCAGGCGGTTGACCAGCGGCACGCTGACCAGCAGCACGGCGACGATCGCCAGATTGAACCAGGAGAAGATAGTCTCGGAGGTGGGGATGACGCCGATCTGCTCGACGCTGAAGTGGCCTTCGGTGGCGATGGTCAGCGGGATCGAGCCGGCAAGCCCTGCGTGCCAGATCAGAAAGCCCGAATAGGCACTGGCCACCAGCAGGCGGTAGTCGACGCGGACCTGGCGAGCCAGCTCCTTGGCGAACAGCGCCCCCACCACCAGGCCGAAGCCCCAGTTGATCCAGCTGGCCAGCAGCGAGACCACGGTCACCAGCACGATGGCGCTGCCGGCGTTCTTGGCCTTGCCGGCGAGCCCTGACAGTACGCGCTTGACCGGCGGCGTGTTGGCGAGCATGAAGCCGGTGATCAGTACCAGCAGCATCTGCATCGAGAAGGTCAGCAGGTTCCAGAAGCCGTCGCCCCAGAAGCGCAGCACGTCCAAAGGTGTCTGACGTTCGACCGCGATGGCCGCTACGGCGGCAACCAGCGTCAGCAGCAGCACGAAGATATACGGATCCGGCAGGTAGCGCTCGACCAGCTTGACGGCCGGCCGCGAGAGAAACTTGAGCATGATCGTGGTCTTCTTGTTAGTGGGTGTAGTCAGTTAGTGGGTGAAGTCAGTTAGTGGGTGTAGTCAGTGAGTTAGCGAATTAGGTGCACCACGGTAGCGGATTAGGCGGCGAAGGGACTATCGACTATGGTCGCCCCCGGCGATCCAGACATAGCGACGGTAATGCAGGTAATAGGCGCCCAGAGTGGCCGAGCGCACCAGCATGAAGGTACTGAAGGCAAGCCATAGCCCGTGATTGCCCATCGGCTGGGTGAGCCACCATAGCGGCAGGTAGACGGCGAGGCCGACGAAGATGCTGTTGCGCATCTCTCGGGTGGCGGTGGCGCCGATGAAAACGCCATCCAGCAGATAGCTCCATACTGCGAGCAGCGGCATCAGCACCATCCAGGGAAGGTAAGTGGCCGCCGTGGCCCGCACCTCGGGCAGGTCGGTGAGGAGCGCGATTAGTGCCTCGCCGCCCAGCGCGAACGCCAGCATGGCAGCGGCGGCGATGGCCAGCGAAAAGCGCCCGGCGCTGCGTACCGCGGCGGCGAACTCGTCCCAGCGCGCCCTTCCTACGGCACGCCCGGTAAGCGCCTCGGCGGCATGGGCGAAGCCATCCAGGCCGTAGGAGGTGAGCATGATGAACTGCAAAAGGACCGCATTGGCCGCCAGCACCGTATCCCCTTGGCTGGCGCCCTGGGCGGTAAAGAAGGCCATCGCGAACAAAAGGCCCAGCGTGCGCAGAAACAGCTGGGCATTGACCGCGAACAGCGCTTGATAGGCGCTGAGGGCGACCAGCCGCGCACGATCGAGCTGCCCGCCCAGGGCGCCGAGCTGGCCCCTCACCAGCCACAGGCCCGCGATCAGCGCCGTGTAGTCGGCGATCACCGTGGCCCAGGCCACGCCGTCGCTGGTCATGCCTAGCCCCACCACGAACCACAGGTCGAGCGCGATATTTACACTGTTGGTCAGCACCATCAGGATCAGGGTGACCCGCGAATTCTGCTGGCCGAGAAACCAGCCAAGGATCGCGTAGTTGGCCAGCACCGCAGGCGCGGAGAGGATGCGAATGCCCGCGTACTCGTGGGCGAGTGCGGTGGCCTGGGCGCTGCCGTCGAGCAGCATCAGGCCCAGCTTGATCAGTGGTGTCGAGAACAGGATCAGCCCCGCGCCGATCACCGCGGCCATCACCAGTGACTGGCCGAGCAGGGTGCGCACCTCGGTATCGTCTTCCCGGCCAACCGCCTGGGAGGTCATGCCGGTGGTGCCCATGCGCAGGAAGCCAAAGCCCCAGTAAAGGAAGCTGAACAGGGCGGCGCCCAGCGTCACCGCCGCCAGATAGCGGGAGTCCGGCAGGTGACCGACCACTGCGGTATCGACCAGCCCCAGCAGCGGGACGGTGATGTTGGAGAGGATGATCGGCCAGGCCAGGGGCCAGATGCGCGGCGCAGCGGTGCGTTGAGTGGACAAACCGTTTCCTCGATCGAACCAGTGGGTCGGCAGCATACCCCAGGTGCTGGCATGCCTCAGTCCTGACAGCATACCTTGGTGGTTAGCAGGCCATCTCGACCGCTAGTCAGGCGGGCAACCGTACTACACTGCGGGTGGTTCTATCATTCGCAACGCTGGCTGATACGAGGAGCGACTCAGCATGCACAAGATCAGGACGATACCCGGTGTGATGCCCGCAGTGATGGCCCTGGCACTCCTGCTGGGCCCTATCCTTGGGAGCGAGGCGGCGCAGGCGGTAGAGCCTCGCCTGGAGCAACAGCCAAGTGGCGGGGCGATGGTCGCGGATGCGCTGGTGGCCCGGCCGCTGCTGGCGGTGGCCACCGTGGGCGGAGCCGCGGTGTTTCTGGTGTCGCTGCCGTTTTCGGCGCTGGGCGGCAACGTGGATGAAGCGGCCAAGACGCTGATACTGACGCCCGCCGAGGCGACCTTCCGGCGCTGTCTGGGGTGTCGTATCAGCAAGCGGCGCGACGAATTCTAGCCAGTGACGAAGCCTGGCATCGCCCCTGGCATCGCCCCGGGCATTGCCCTTGGCACATTGCCACAACGCAAACGCCCCGCAGGGCGGGGCCTGCAGGGCGTTTGGGAAAGTCAGATAAATTCGGGCAAGCTCAGGCGGCGGTGATGGTGTGGTACTTGTCCATCAACTGCTCTTGGGTTTCCTTGCGCGCCGGGTCCAGCGGGATGCAGTCGACCGGACAGACCTGCTGGCATTGAGGCTCATCGAAGTGGCCGACGCATTCGGTGCACAGGCTGGGGTCGATGACGTAGATCTCTTCCCCCGGCGAGATAGCGCCGTTGGGACATTCGGGTTCGCAGACGTCGCAGTTGATGCACTCGTCGGTGATCATCAGGGACATAAAGGTTACTCCAGGAAAGGGGCTGCTCGGTCAGGAGCGTGGGCCGGCTAATATCCGAGTAAAACGCTCAGTTATTATAACGAGCATTCAGGGCTTCGACGACCCTGGGGTGAACGAGTTTCGAGACATCGCCGCCGAGCTTGGCGATCTCGCGCACCATTGTCGAGGAGATGTA
Above is a window of Halomonas sp. I5-271120 DNA encoding:
- a CDS encoding MATE family efflux transporter; translation: MSTQRTAAPRIWPLAWPIILSNITVPLLGLVDTAVVGHLPDSRYLAAVTLGAALFSFLYWGFGFLRMGTTGMTSQAVGREDDTEVRTLLGQSLVMAAVIGAGLILFSTPLIKLGLMLLDGSAQATALAHEYAGIRILSAPAVLANYAILGWFLGQQNSRVTLILMVLTNSVNIALDLWFVVGLGMTSDGVAWATVIADYTALIAGLWLVRGQLGALGGQLDRARLVALSAYQALFAVNAQLFLRTLGLLFAMAFFTAQGASQGDTVLAANAVLLQFIMLTSYGLDGFAHAAEALTGRAVGRARWDEFAAAVRSAGRFSLAIAAAAMLAFALGGEALIALLTDLPEVRATAATYLPWMVLMPLLAVWSYLLDGVFIGATATREMRNSIFVGLAVYLPLWWLTQPMGNHGLWLAFSTFMLVRSATLGAYYLHYRRYVWIAGGDHSR
- a CDS encoding YfhL family 4Fe-4S dicluster ferredoxin gives rise to the protein MSLMITDECINCDVCEPECPNGAISPGEEIYVIDPSLCTECVGHFDEPQCQQVCPVDCIPLDPARKETQEQLMDKYHTITAA